From Zea mays cultivar B73 chromosome 3, Zm-B73-REFERENCE-NAM-5.0, whole genome shotgun sequence:
AGGCATCCCTCTTCCACCTGGAGGAGGAGGGGGGCCACCAGACATTCCAGGAGGCATTGGAGGAGAAGGTGCaccgggagggggagggggaccacTTCCATGTCCTCtaggaggaggtggtggtggacCTCCATGACctccaggaggaggaggtggTGATGGAGCTCCACCTCGAAACCCTGCTGGAGGTGGAGGCGGTGGAGTTCCTCCTAGTCCTCCAAAGGGTGGTGGAGGAGGAGGAACTCCTCCAATTCCTCCATATGAAGGCGGGGGTGGTGGAGCTCCTGCATATCCTCCAGGGggtggcggtggtggtggagcTCCTGCATATCCTCCAGGAggtggcggtggtggtggagcTCCTGCATATCCTCCAGGAggtggcggtggtggtggagcTCCTGCATATCCTCCAGGAggtggcggtggtggtggagcTCCTGCATATCCTCCAGGAGGTGGAGGTGGTGCTGGAGCCCCTACATATCCTCTGGGAGGTGGTGGTGGCATTAGAACTTCTGCATATCCTCCAGGAggtggaggtggcgggggagccctTACACATGCTTTGGGAGGTTGAAGATCCCATGCACATTCCCCTAGAggtggcggtggtggtggaggcccTACATGTCCTCCAGtaggtggtggcggtggtggatcCCCTCCACATCCTGTTTGAGGTGGCAGAGGGATCGAAGCCTCTACAAATACACTCGTAGGTGGTGGTGGCAGATCACCTATGTGTCCATTAGAAGatagtggtggtggtggaggtggaggtggaggtggaggtggaggtggcaaGCATGAAGGGCCTTTAGATTCTCTGGTAGATTGGAGGAATGACAAGTCTCCACTATGAAATCCAATTGGCAATGTAATTCCTCCTATCCCTTTAGTAAAGGGTGGTGGAGGTGGAATGGCCCCACATCCTCTAGGAGGAGTTGATAGTGGAACTTCTCCATGTCCTCCAGGAAGTGAAGGTGGAGGTATTGGAATATTCACAATTTCTCCACAAAGAGTTGACAATGGAGATCCCATTTGTCCTTCAGGGGGAAGGAGAGGAGGTGGTGGGTTTTCTTTAGTAACTTCAAGAAGAGAAGCTGGTCCTGTTGATTGCCCACCATCAAGAGGTTGAGACAAAGTTTCACTTGTTCTAGGAGGAGGAGGTGGCAATGGAATTATATTAACCCCTTTTGAATGTGGAGGTGGAACTATTACAATATCCTCTGAAAAGGTAGGTTGGGTTGCTATATCTGCATAGAAAGAAGGTTGGTACGAGCACGGAGATGCAGGTGCGATATGATGTAaagttggtggtggaggtggtggaggtggatataGATTAATATGTTTTCCAGGAAGAGATGGATGATTCAAGAGTGGAGCTGGAAGTGGAGGTAGAACAACACATGATTCTCTAGAAAAAGGTGGAGGGGAAGAAGGTGGATTTTCGTAATGTTCTGTTGGAGAAGGTGGTTTTGAAGATAAACACAAAGAAGGTATAACTGTTGCATGACAAGGTGGTGGttgtggaggaggaggaggtggaggtggagattTCATATGTTCTCCAGAATGAGGCAACTTTTGTGGCAATTGCAGAATTGGAATGCCTCCGTGTTCTTTATCATCAATTATAGAGGCCAAGACTCCGTTAATTGTTTCACCTTGTGATATCTCCACCTCAAATGGCCTCAAATGAATTGATAATGTTGTTTGATCTAAAGGCTGCTCACAATTTACTTGCTCTGCAGATATTGAACATGAGGAATTATCTGTTACAATGTGAAACATTGGATATGGAGGTGCTGCAGGTATATAGGATGACATACTTGAAATTGTATCTTCAGCGCTTCCAACCACATGCTGAACTTTATACTCAGAATGCTCTGATGGAGATAATTCGACAGCAGTATCAGATTGCAGAAATTGAACTTCACTTGCTTCATGTCCTTCGAGAGAAGTAGCTGGAACATCAGATTTGTGTTCTGGTAGCATTGTTGGTTCTTTATATGGACAATCTGAAGACGGATTTGAGTATACCAGTGGAACTGATCCACTATCACTGCATATAGTTGGCAGTGGTAGTTGTGATGGTGGTGGTACTAGAGGCAAAGGTGGTGGCGGCAGCGTTGGTGGTTCAGCACGTTGTAATGTTTTGGGAGGTGAAGAACAAGTCATGTGCAACAAAGAATTTGTATCTTCATTGGTAAATGGGACATCCATGGCAGTTACTATATTAGGTCTACTTGTTACTTCCTCATCTACAAAATCAGAGGCTCCTAAGGGACATTCAGTTGCAGCTATACTACTATTAGAGAGTGAAGTTAGTGAGGAATCACCTAAGTTGAGAACACTTTGTCTATAATCTGGACTATAGGAACAAGATCCATCAGCTCTTATTTGTTCAGGTTCATATATTATGGTGCTCGAATAACTTTGGGTGCAAGAATCATGTGGGGGTGGTAGTGGAGGTGGGTGTGGGGTTTGAGGGCCATATTGGTTGGAAGCAGGCAAAGTTAAGCTACCTGAATGTAGATCATTTTCCTCTGTCATTGGTGGGTGAAGATGTTGATCTTGTGGTATTGAGGGAGATCTAACATGCTCTTGGTGTTTGGGTGATCTTGAAGAAGCCATTGACATCTCTATGAATGTGCCAAATGATAATGATGGTAGAGATGAAATCGTTCTTATTGGTCGCAGAGTAGGATGTACTAGAGACATTTTGGATGATGATCCCAGGGATGTGTAGAGCTGAAATGGTGGAAGCACAGAAGATGTATCTGAATCACCCCTTCCACTTGTAGAAGTAACGGAGTTCTGCTTAGATTCTGTTTGTGATGGAGAAAAAAAGGACAAATCTGTGGATGCAGCACGAAGCAGATTGCGTCTGGGAGATGATGGAGAAAAAAGACTAGATGTCGCCAATGGTAGAAAAGGTTTTTTCTTTAGCACCAGTCGAGATGAATCGGTTGTATCTGTATTTGCATTCACAGAAGTTGAAGCATGGTTTATTATCAAGTTAGATTCTTCTGGtagaatgttcgcacaagagataTTAGAAGACTGACTCCTGGAGCTGGAAAATGATGTGTCAATTCCTGCTCTTCGCTCTGCAGTGACATTACTACTGCAAGCACGAAGCTGATCAATATTTTCATTGGCTGAACTTAGTTCCAAAGAAGTGTTTGAGCTGTCAAGATGTGGTAAATCTTTGGGCTCAGCCACTAGTGAATCTGTGCCTGTGATGGTAAATTTTTCTTTGTTGCGACTTTCTTCCCGTTCAATCACTATGCCATTGTCATAAGCAGCATATTCATCTCGTGCACTCTGTCCCTCATCTTTTTTGAAAAAAGTATTAGGTCGTTTTGTGTCCTCGTCTTCTCCCAGTGCAGTGCTTTCTGAACTGTGGACTGCCTCATCTAATTCAGTTTCCATCATATTCCCCTCTACCACTTGTTTGGGAGTTGTAACTTCAGATATGATGACCTCTTTGATCATCTGTATGTCATCAGTACTATTAGTTTCTAATATAATCACCTCCTTAACCAATACATTATCAATCTGGCTCAAGTCTTGATTGGAACCCATCCTTATATCCTGCTTGGAACTACCCTTTTCAAACATGCACCCATCCTCTTTATAGGTAGAACTTGAGATGCCGCTATCTGTGTCTCCATCTATTGTAGCTGTAAAAGTTGACTTCACAACTGCAGTCTCATCGTTGAGCAAAATATTGGCTTCAGTGGATGTGCATGCTATTGTAGCGGTAAAAGTTGACTTCACAACTGCAGTCTCATTGTTGAGCAAAATATTGGCTTCAGTGGATGTGCATGTCTTTCCATCATTTACTGTTTCTAACAACAAGCCCAAGTTATCGGCTTTATTGTCTTGTGATCCATCAATGTCAATATTCAGATCAAAGTTGgaaaatggagagtttttccaacATTCGGCACTTGGAGTTCGAATATAATCTGTAGAGACCATAGAAAGAGTATCCGCATCCTTATTTCCATCTTGAGATTCAGCATTACTGAAGATTTCTTCTGCTTCAAAGAACTCATCAGCAGAGGCAACATCCATATCATTATCAtagtcataatcataatcataatcaggtGCTACTTCAGTTGACGCATCAGACTCAGCATCAAACTCTGAAAAGAGTACCTGGTTAAGACATGCACCCACAATTAACATTGATATATTTGGTGACGGATTATCACATGCATACATGAGAAATCATGGCCTACCTCTGCTTTGAAGTTCTTTGTGAACTGGTGATCGGCATCCCAAGGGACATCGATGTCCTCAAAGTTCAACGGTAAAATGTGAGACTGGATGAAAAAGGTATTGAACATCACCCTAAACATTAACCTTTCATTTCCTTGGCCATCATCCACATGCAGACATTCAAGGACGACATCACCTTGGACGCAGGATCCTACATTTAACTTCACTGGCGCATTATCTGCCTGCAAAAATAGTTAACGAGTAACTTGAATAAATAGCAGAACCATTTAGATAAGACATGCTTGATGGTACCTGTCTGTAACGCCTAATATGTTTCTTGGCCTTTGATGGTGGTGAAATGACACTATGACTTCTGTCAGTTGTTGGAATATCCTGCCCATATACTCGAACAATTGGCCGACAACCACCGACTCCATCAAAATTTGGAATTTCTCTAAGAATTACACAATCCAAGGTGAAAGGAATAGGTTGTGTAGGCCATCCTATGCCGTCATCCATTCTGCATATGTACCCAAGATACCGAAGATGAGACGGTTGTGGATTCAATGTGGTTAGCATCTGAAGAAGCTCCTTTGGGGCTTGCTTGTACACCATATCTAGAGTTCTTTGCTCCCCATTATATTGTTTCCTGTACAGAAGAAGACCTGCAAGCATAAATGCCAACACTGGCCATCCATCTTTCTCACAGTGCATTAGTAAAATATTTTGCTGCCCTTCAAGCATAAGCCACCTTTCACTCAGCCTTAGGAAGTGGAGAATGATATCCAAAGGAAGTAACGGGCATCCTAGATACTTGCAAGGGTAGTCTTTGGCTGTAATATTGTACTTGGAGAAAATGCCTGAAATAAGACTTTTTCCTTCATCTCTAAAGTTAAGTACCATCAATGAAGAATCTGCAAACTGTTCACGGAGCTGCAAAATAATGTTGTCCAGGTAATTCTTGTATCTGTATTGGTCCATGGTTTCTGTTGAGAAGCAACAATCGAATACTGCAAGCACAAACAGACCAATCATTGCACATTAATGTCAGACTTAATTTGACAATGTCTATAACCATCATAGAAGTATGGTGCAAGGCCAGAAGCCACCCATTCAATTTTTTTATACGAGACTACAGAAGTAGCAGATCAATACATGATAGCCTTGATCCTACATAATCAAATCATAAACGCATGAGCTGGTGTGTAGAAAGAACAGGACAGTCCTGTCAGAAGTTACACAATGGTGACTATATCCGATCGCTCTGGACATAATCACAACCTCCACACAAATCCAAGAATTCGCCGAACTATGGACCAGAATACAAATTGTACAGATGCTGCTCGGCATGCAGGATTCTATAACTCGGAAATGGATGGCTGACGGAAAATATTCCACATGTTCAGCATACAAGATCCAGTTCGGAGGATCGCATCGAAAATTCCAGGCCGAGCTCATTTGGAAGGCGCAGGTGGAAAATAAATGCAAAGTCCACGCCTGGATACTCATGCACAACAAAGTCCTAATGGTGGACAACCTACAAAAGAGCGGGGTTCCCACATTAGGACCATTGTGTCTTGTGTAATGGGCCTCTAGAGATAACAGACAAGGTTACACCTTTCTTTGCTGTGCCCCTTCGCAAGGGCCAATTGGAGCCAGGTGCTATCCTGGAAGAATTTCAATGTGCAGCTACCCTAACAGGACCCCGCCTGCATTACCGATTGGTGGGAGGAAGTAGTAAGCAAGGTGCCAAAGCACGACCGCAGCCGTTTCAACGGAGTGGTAATCTACATTGTGTGGTACCTGCGGAAGGAGAGAAATAGGAGGATTTTTTAAGATGTGTACAAGACATCGCAGCAGGTCACCTCATCGACCAAAGAAGAAATAGTGCAAAGATGTAGGACGAATGGACGATGTTCTTTGCGGGTTACCCCACCAAGAGTGGGGGAGGGCTTCTCTTTTTGTCCTAGGACCGGTCTGTTGGGCACAATGGGCGTTCAGCTTACATAAAACTCCCTTTTCCTTGCTTAATTGAGCAGTGCCTTTACTTAAAAAATGCATGAGAGTTATCCTGTTAGTCCTACTAAGAAGTCACCTAGTTGCACTACTGAAAACCCATCAGCAAACAATTAAATACAGCAACACAAAGATGCCAATCAGTATTTCTACTTATGTGAAACTTCATGTCTTCAAACATGTTAGCAGCATTTTAGACTAAAATGCACTTCTTATTCAATTTTTTTTCTGATAGTGAAGTAGCAGATTAAGACATGATCGCATTGTTCTTGTTGATCAGCAAGCATTATCGTATTAGGCATAGACTAAATGTCACAGCTCCTCATCTATCTTCAAACATGGGTGTTACATTAATCGCATAACATAGAAACTTCAGAATCAAACCCTTGCACCAGCCAACGAGGTTGCTGGCAACGTTACTATTAATGTGCAGTAATAAACACGGGAAAAATACAGCGGTAGTCGAACAGTGAGCGAACCCTTCTTTTTGAGAAGCATAGCTCGAACGAAACTAGAATGGGGCCATAGAATCATGGTGGCACCGTAAGCTGATGCAGCATGCACAAGGAAGGCATGTTAGCTGGAAGCCTGAAAACAACATCCAGAGAAATTTGTTCCGGCACTGAGCGAAATTACATAATGCAGCTGCATTTCCGGTGCTAAAATCAATAGAACCTCCGATTGCACACACCCCGAAGTACCCCCCAAATCGGTAATTCGGTTCGGTGGCGGCAGTCGAACAGGAGGCGCGGGGTTACCGTACCGTAGACGCGGTCGGCTATCTCGAGGAGCCGATCCGGCGGCTTCCGATAGAAGAGCCTCCGGAACAGCGCCATTCCCTTGCGCTTCCGACCGCCGTCGGCGTCGCCGCCGTCTCCGGCGGCCTGCCCCCGGACCCACTTGCTCCGCGACGCCCGGGACCAGCCGACCGCACTCTTGCCGGCGGCCAGCCAGCCAGACCGCAGCGGCGGCGCCAGCGATGATCGGGCCCCGTGCTGCCCGCTGCCGCCGCCGACCTAGCACCCACTCGCCAGCGGAGGCTAACGATACGAACGCCGGCGATCGGGTGCGCCACGCACGCACCCGCCCGCCAAGCTCCCGGCTCGAGTCGCGGGAGGGCAATGCCGCGCGCGGCGGAATTCAGACAGCTAGGGTTTCCTTTCCCCCTCTCGTTGAGGAATTCTTTTTTTCGAGCGGAACTTTTTTTTCTGCTCGTGCTGCTAAAATTATTTTTGGGGTGTTGGAGGTGGCGGAGAAGGAAACGGAGGAAGACAGAGGGGAGACgacggcggaggcggaggcggcagGCAGAGCAGAGCAAAGCTGAGCACGCGCGAGCACGATTGCTCGAAACAAACACACGATGAAATGCCTCGGGGGTAAGATTTTTTGTgcgtatgacatgtggggcccggCGCCAACGGTTGCACCGGTGCGCGCCACGCTGCTCGGCGCATGACATCACATCAGGCAGCGGTCACCGTGTGGGCTTTTTCATGATAGGCCGGATCTGCACTAGTCAGGAGCAATTGGGATGGGCCCGTAATAGCAGGATGAATCAAAGTTAGCCCAACGAATGGTACTCTTGCCGTGTTACAGAGAGCCCAACGTGTAACGGGCTGAATCCAGAGCTAGAGATTTCCGAGTCCGGTTTCTAAGAAATTTTTCATCTTTCCAAAAAAAAGTGATGGCCTGAGTTCATCATAGTTTAAATTCTGTCCAAATATGGAATCTGTTTAATGTCAAGAAAATAGACGAAGTCTCTATCCAAAATCAATGTTTAGGCATTTTTTTAGATAAGGACCTCAATCAAAGCCAAAAACCATCACACTTAAAAGAGCTTCGGACGACGAAGAAATGGGAAAGTGAAGGGGAGCTTCAGTGCCTTCACAATGGTCTATGGATAAAACAAGTTAAGAAGGTTTACATGGAGAAGAAAATCAGGATTGTAAAATGGTGTGATTGTACCCTCTCGTTAGCGAAGGACTACGGTGTAAACGTAAGGGCAAGGTTGCAATTTCATATGAATATGTATATCGTTCgaaccctataaatagatgaataataTCACTGTTACGGGGATCGGTCATATGTAACCTTgcgtctatagcatctttttcccgaGAGAACCTCCAAAGATACTACAATGTCGAAGTATATTTGGATGTTCCCTCCCTATGTTATCTGATATCTGTTATTCAAAGTAACCTAATCATTGAGCTTGACTGTTGCATATATGAAACTAGTTCATTGTCATCAATTACTTTGTATAATGTCATTTGTTTATACATTTAGTATGTTAACCCTTGTACTTGTTCCATGTGCTCTCTGGACACGGAGAACACAATCACCCTTCTCCCCTTCGACACCTTTGGAGGGGAGAAGGATTTGACAAGATAATCATATGACCATTAATATTCAGGTATGTTAAAAACAATGAGCTTCAAAACTGTGGATCAATTAAACATTGGAATCTTGATCATCAATTTCATTATATACACATCTTATGAAAGACAAAACTCTGTTGTCAGGGTCAAAACCGGGTCCCCAAGGCCCACGAGTCGTGATGAGTAAAGATACTCTGAAAAGGCTCGAGTAAGGCCCAATCTGCTTCTGGATCATGAGTAAACCGCTAATGTTTGCCCCTAGTCCCGATGTGAAGCAAGGACGCCTAGGGGTTGGGCAAAACGAAAAAGGGTTGAACGAGCCCTAAGTCAACCTAGGGGTCAGGCGAATCGTGCCTAGCCTAAGGGGATGACCAAACTAGACACAGGCACAAACAAACCACACACGGGTCAACGATCAAAAGAATGAGGATGACCACTCCATGATTAGCCTTCGTCATCATAACGGTCGCCACAACATGGAGGGGAATGGAGGTTGTTCCTATTCTGACTAACATCCACATCCATTACGTCTAAATCAACCATGAAGCACTCATTCCTCTCGTACGGATATAGGAAACGACACTATGGATGGACTACACTGCATGGTGAACCGTCAGATATTGGGGATACGAACGAGCCCATTGATAAGCTGACCGACCCTTGAAGCACGACCACTATCATAGGTGATACTGTGCTACCAACTTCGGCTTGGACCCCCCCTCGCTAAAGCCCAATACGtgcatgaaagggaaatggccttaaaccaTTTATTATATTGTTTTttgtgcttgatgaccatcacaaccattcggactaattagtttgcctagtttttgattcacaggttcataagTTCAACATTTAGTTTCTAAGTCACAATAAGCTCAGATACAACGAAATAGGGGTAAAacatggaatagatgaactaccaatagttctactctttggataagttctaaataccCCGAGGAACCTATTCAACACTTCTAGAGAAGTTGGAAAGCTCAGAATCAACTTCTCACTattttggagctagtttgagcaaaagaagaaatatgAGTTAAAGAATTAAAATGTTTAAGATCCATGACTTAGACTAGATGGACAACCACTAGAGATATTCTTCTAAGTCATAGGATCTCTCTCAAGTTTAGCCAAAGCAACTTGGAGAAGATTGTTCAAAGATCAACGACAAGTCAGAAACTCAAGTTCTGAAATCGCCAAGTGCGGACCGCCTGGCCCCTTCTGGCGGACCGTTCGTGACACCGCTATGACTTTGGATAGGAACTATAAATCGTGgacagtccggctataaatcgTGGACTGTCCGGCTATAAAGCGTGGATCGTTCAGCTATAATTcatggaccgtccgcacgtgaagaTCTGGTTCAGCCTGAAGGTGACTAGTTGTGCAAAAGGATTTCTAGAACTGGCGCAGACCATCCGGGACCAAGGGCAGACCTCCGCGTATCGAGACAATTGTTGATCTAGCCATTGGGTTGTCAGACATAACCGTTGTAACGTCAGATCCTACCGTTGGAGGGTCGTGGATCATCCGGGCCCaagctgcggaccgtccgccagtgcgcAGAACAGACAGACAGGGCATAACAGTTATAtgggtggttggaggctataaaagggaccccaacCAGCCCATTCTCATTGATTGATTGATCCATATCATACACAGGAGTTGGGTATTCACTCCTGTCTACTAGTGCAGCACTTCTATACACATCAAggcctcacaagtgccacaaaagaaagatcaagcaagaaagagctactcgtgtgtgtttagcgatagtgcattatgagaatcattgagagaaagtgtgagctacctcttgtgatcatttgagcgtggagttttgactcccattcattgtaaagctagcaagagccccttatctttgtggttggccttgtGGAGACTTTGGTcttcggactgttcggtgtgcaccggactgtccggtgcaccctctgccagtggGGACAGCCTGGCCCAGAGAAGAGGGTTCCCTGCGTAGAAACATGAGAGCGCGCAGTTcacgagttgaattttagtggcacaccggatagcgcatcagactgtccggtgcgcactgaACAGTgattgttcactgttcggtgtgccatctgcccaacggctagctgtcagaactagccgttggagtcgaccgttggtgcaccggtggcgcaccacagtccggtgcgcccatgcgcagcagGGTTTGTGTAacgactagttggtgggtgagggctatttatacccctccacccaccatattgattgtcttgttgcccacatttactcctacactttggtagagcattgcaagcaccacaaagcctagtgaggtgatttgagaatcttaatcccgcatttggacctcattagcgctagcgagagccacctagagcacacaccgcatgcatttggcttctcttggtcaagtgaaagtctacggcttgttactcttggtgatcgacatcacctagacggcttggtggcgttgggagctcggtgatcaccgtggagatcttgttggtgacccgactcaagtttgtaagcggtcgtgagagaTCCACCGAGCCGGAGTGGCAaaagatcatctcatagtgagcacttggttcttgcaaggaccaagggggagcgatacccttgcgcgggtgctccaacgaggactaggggagagtgccgactcttcgatacctcgggaaaaaatggaggagtcttctaaaccttgctttacattacgcacttaattcaagcattttaaatTGTGTATTTATTTAGCAAGTATttaaagtattgtcttagcattgttgtatttctagtattattctcttattgctagttgttggggtgaagttgggctcttgcttaggttttaattagtgttgatttttagaaaagcccaattcatcccccctcttgggcatcgtgatcctttcaattggtatcggagccttgttgctcttagattagcttaaccgctagagtaacgatgtccggtggggatggatcgcctcccgtttttgatggtgatgattttccatattggaaaattcgtatggaagcttacttagaggctatagacattggtgtctacaaagccgccacacaaggtttccccgaacctagagatcccacaaatcttgtaggtgaagagtttaactatgagaaatggaatgctaaggccaaaaacactctttttagaggcctttgcaaaaatgtgtttaatagagttagaaaccatagaaatgctcatgatttgtggatggacatatgtgctctacatgaaggaactagaagtgagcgtgaggagagatatcacattgctatgagaaaactaaattcttttgagatgcttgctaatgaaaatgccaatgctatgtactcacgtctcaatattcttgtagaggaagtaaatggcttggggcttacacaaatttcacaaccggatgttgtgaggaagattctcagtgtcctcccaattgacaaatatggacacattgtcacagtgcttcatcagatggatctttcagttgccACTCCTACACAGATatcgggaaagatcaatgctcatgagatgtacatgcacatcaatgacaaggatgagtcatcttccaagagaaaggatttggctctcaaagcaaatcaagaaagaaaaggaaaagctaaagtacaaattgaggaggaatcctcaagtgatgatgatcttgatgctaacattgccttgatggtgaggaagaccaccaagatgttaaagaagctcaacagagaaggcatcaaatttgactcaagaaagaagaaattcttttccagcaaaagaaagcccatttctgaaatggattgctacaactatggagagcttggtcatctttctcatctatgtaacaagcccaagaagaacaagttcaagggcaagaaagaagatgacagtgatgatgagaaaaaggaaaagagattcttcaagaggaaggatgggaagcacaagaggttccacaaaaagaaaaatggaaaggcatacattgttggtgactggctcactgacattgagccatcaagtggatcttcttcaagtgaagaagaaaatgatgaaaaagttgccgccatcgctggggacttctcttcaccaccaccatcaccatcatcgacttctcacctatgcctcatggctagaggtgaacggaaggtacaaatgataatgatattatttatgatagtgatagtgatgatgaatttgcttcaccttcctatgatgaactagctgacttgcttaaggaatacactcaaatcattaggaagtcaaaagccaaatgtgataagttgaaagatgaaaatgaaatttttaaatgccaaatatgacatagttatgaaagctagtgatgaaatgaaagaagaaaacaaaactatgtcatccactataaatgagcttacatcctccctaaaagatgctaaggataaatgtgacaagttaaatgaagctaatagggaattgaaagatagactagtgaaaattaaggaagactatactaagattaaatttgatcataataatcttcttgttgaaaatgaacttttatcttacaatacacatgaggctattaaccctattgttaagattgatgtagcaacctcatgtgatgatttgagtcaaggtgatcaaactagtctacatgatgaactgaccgaaaaagttgaagtcttgacattagacaaccaaaaattgaagagatacttgactgatgcaactactagaggaaacgttgccattgagaacaatgaCTTCAACAATGAGTTGACAGTGGATAattaaaggcttaaaaatgaggtcaagaaacttaagagtgaaaatgaacatcttgcaaca
This genomic window contains:
- the LOC103652160 gene encoding formin-like protein 12 isoform X9; translated protein: MFRVMFNTFFIQSHILPLNFEDIDVPWDADHQFTKNFKAEVLFSEFDAESDASTEVAPDYDYDYDYDNDMDVASADEFFEAEEIFSNAESQDGNKDADTLSMVSTDYIRTPSAECWKNSPFSNFDLNIDIDGSQDNKADNLGLLLETVNDGKTCTSTEANILLNNETAVVKSTFTATIACTSTEANILLNDETAVVKSTFTATIDGDTDSGISSSTYKEDGCMFEKGSSKQDIRMGSNQDLSQIDNVLVKEVIILETNSTDDIQMIKEVIISEVTTPKQVVEGNMMETELDEAVHSSESTALGEDEDTKRPNTFFKKDEGQSARDEYAAYDNGIVIEREESRNKEKFTITGTDSLVAEPKDLPHLDSSNTSLELSSANENIDQLRACSSNVTAERRAGIDTSFSSSRSQSSNISCANILPEESNLIINHASTSVNANTDTTDSSRLVLKKKPFLPLATSSLFSPSSPRRNLLRAASTDLSFFSPSQTESKQNSVTSTSGRGDSDTSSVLPPFQLYTSLGSSSKMSLVHPTLRPIRTISSLPSLSFGTFIEMSMASSRSPKHQEHVRSPSIPQDQHLHPPMTEENDLHSGSLTLPASNQYGPQTPHPPPLPPPHDSCTQSYSSTIIYEPEQIRADGSCSYSPDYRQSVLNLGDSSLTSLSNSSIAATECPLGASDFVDEEVTSRPNIVTAMDVPFTNEDTNSLLHMTCSSPPKTLQRAEPPTLPPPPLPLVPPPSQLPLPTICSDSGSVPLVYSNPSSDCPYKEPTMLPEHKSDVPATSLEGHEASEVQFLQSDTAVELSPSEHSEYKVQHVVGSAEDTISSMSSYIPAAPPYPMFHIVTDNSSCSISAEQVNCEQPLDQTTLSIHLRPFEVEISQGETINGVLASIIDDKEHGGIPILQLPQKLPHSGEHMKSPPPPPPPPQPPPCHATVIPSLCLSSKPPSPTEHYENPPSSPPPFSRESCVVLPPLPAPLLNHPSLPGKHINLYPPPPPPPPTLHHIAPASPCSYQPSFYADIATQPTFSEDIVIVPPPHSKGVNIIPLPPPPPRTSETLSQPLDGGQSTGPASLLEVTKENPPPPLLPPEGQMGSPLSTLCGEIVNIPIPPPSLPGGHGEVPLSTPPRGCGAIPPPPPFTKGIGGITLPIGFHSGDLSFLQSTRESKGPSCLPPPPPPPPPPPPPPLSSNGHIGDLPPPPTSVFVEASIPLPPQTGCGGDPPPPPPTGGHVGPPPPPPPLGECAWDLQPPKACVRAPPPPPPPGGYAEVLMPPPPPRGYVGAPAPPPPPGGYAGAPPPPPPPGGYAGAPPPPPPPGGYAGAPPPPPPPGGYAGAPPPPPPPGGYAGAPPPPPSYGGIGGVPPPPPPFGGLGGTPPPPPPAGFRGGAPSPPPPPGGHGGPPPPPPRGHGSGPPPPPGAPSPPMPPGMSGGPPPPPGGRGMPTPPGGRGHGLARTLGPTLQSAMRKSSLKPLHWVKVTRAMQGSLWAELQKQVEANSHAEFDVNELESLFTIAPKAKAGSKSEGRGKSLGTKSDKVQLIDLRRANNTEIMLTKIKMPLPDMMSAALALDDSVLDADQIENLIKFCPTKEEMELLKNYSGDKEALGKCEHFFLELMKVPRVESKLKIFAFKIQFQSQIRDVRKNLQTVSSACEELRSSEKLKVIMKNILLIGNTLNQGTPRGQAVGFRLDSLLKLIETRATSGRMTLMHFLCKSLAEKSPEVMDFHEDLVHLEASSKLQLKALAEEQLAVVKGLEKVEQELTASESDGPVSDVFRKTLKEFIDCSSADVCSLSAFYSEVGKSADALALYFGEDPAKFPFEQVATTLLTFVGLFRKAHDENLKQIEAEKKKAQKEAEKEATQDKTPVKSKNGNADKSPRSPSTFK